A single region of the Musa acuminata AAA Group cultivar baxijiao chromosome BXJ1-11, Cavendish_Baxijiao_AAA, whole genome shotgun sequence genome encodes:
- the LOC135597200 gene encoding stress-related protein-like, protein MGWNRGTASILGERANGLFLREVSERKGSVFTALQIDQITGTMAETPAQTEEISREPEGLKYLGFVHVAVLQAVVCLAGLYEFAKDNSGPLKPGVHSVEGAVNAVIGPVYEKFRDVPFEILKFVDAKVGESLTEVDRHVPVVLKSASVQAYTAAEKAPEVARSLVGEVQRTGVMATASGVARDLYARCEPVAKEMYGQYEPVAERYAVAAWRSLNRLPLFPQVAQILVPTAAYWAERYNKAVGAAAARDYPVAQYLPTVPIERIAKVFGEQAEKPRANVSPPPETLAE, encoded by the exons ATGGGATGGAATCGCGGAACAGCGTCTATATTAGGCGAGCGAGCGAACGGATTGTTTCTACGCGAAGTTTCGGAGAGGAAAGGATCTGTTTTCACTGCCCTTCAGATCGATCAGATTACGGGGACGATGGCTGAAACCCCAGCCCAAACCGAAGAGATC AGCCGGGAGCCGGAGGGACTGAAGTACCTGGGCTTCGTGCACGTGgcggtgctgcaggcggtggtgtgCCTGGCGGGCCTGTACGAATTCGCCAAGGACAACTCGGGGCCGCTGAAACCCGGAGTCCACAGCGTGGAGGGCGCCGTAAACGCTGTGATCGGCCCCGTCTATGAGAAGTTCCGTGATGTGCCCTTTGAGATCCTCAAGTTCGTCGATGCCAAG GTGGGCGAGTCTCTGACGGAGGTGGACCGTCACGTGCCGGTGGTGTTGAAGTCGGCATCGGTCCAGGCGTACACGGCGGCGGAGAAAGCGCCGGAGGTGGCCCGCTCCCTCGTCGGCGAGGTCCAGCGGACGGGGGTGATGGCGACGGCGTCGGGAGTGGCGAGGGATCTCTACGCCCGCTGCGAGCCGGTGGCGAAGGAGATGTACGGGCAGTACGAGCCGGTGGCGGAGCGGTACGCGGTAGCCGCGTGGCGGTCGCTGAACCGCCTGCCACTGTTTCCGCAGGTGGCGCAGATCCTAGTCCCCACGGCGGCGTACTGGGCGGAGAGGTACAACAAGGCGGTGGGGGCCGCCGCGGCGAGGGACTACCCGGTGGCGCAGTACCTGCCCACGGTGCCGATCGAGAGGATCGCCAAGGTATTCGGGGAACAGGCGGAGAAGCCGCGCGCGAACGTCTCTCCCCCGCCTGAAACACTAGCAGAGTGA
- the LOC135597199 gene encoding F-actin-capping protein subunit alpha-like, with protein MADGGGGGGGGGDEPEELSDKQKAEIAKWFLANAPAGEIQYVAKDVRSILGDDKIYEMAAAEAFPLHNKAHLLALEMPDRSGDVLITTYGELDKINYFDPRTAQVATVDHVKQVCTNVRPANDDELPSPYIEDFRSTLDAELSKYVGETYPKGVCAVYCVSGKDAEGPGADFEFVVVISAVKHSPQNFCNGIWQSIWNIEFKDDLQFVEIKGKIQVGAHYFEEGNVQLDAKLECKDSTIFQSPEDSAVSITNIVRHHETEYLASLEASYVNLPDTTFKDLRRKLPVTRTLFPWQNTMQFSLTRDITKEMGIGK; from the exons ATGgcggacggaggaggaggaggaggaggaggaggagatgagccTGAGGAGCTCAGCGACAAGCAGAAGGCAGAGATCGCCAAATGGTTCCTCGCCAATGCCCCCGCCGGGGAGATCCAATACGTCGCCAAGG ACGTGCGATCCATTCTCGGGGACGACAAAATCTACGAGATGGCCGCGGCGGAGGCCTTCCCCCTCCACAACAAGGCGCACTTGCTCGCCCTCGAGATGCCTGATCGAAGCGGTGAC GTACTTATTACAACATATGGAGAACTTGACAAAATCAATTATTTTGATCCCAGGACTGCTCAAGTTGCTACAGTGGATCATGTGAAACAA GTTTGTACAAATGTACGACCCGCCAATGATGATGAGCTCCCATCTCCATATATTGAAGATTTCCG GAGTACCCTTGATGCTGAACTCAGCAAATATGTTGGTGAAACTTATCCAAAGGGAGTGTGTGCAGTTTACTGTGTTAGTGGAAAAGATGCAGAAGGACCAGGAGCTGATTTTGAGTTTGTAGTGGTGATTTCTGCTGTGAAGCATAGCCCACAAAATTTCTG CAATGGGATCTGGCAGTCAATTTGGAATATAGAATTCAAGGATGATCTGCAATTTGTGGAAATAAAAGGAAAGATACAG GTAGGAGCCCATTACTTTGAAGAAGGAAATGTCCAGTTGGATGCTAAACTTGAATGCAAGGACTCCACCATCTTCCAG TCTCCTGAAGATAGTGCTGTCTCAATAACCAACATTGTTCGGCACCATGAGACTGAATATCTGGCATCCCTTGAG GCATCATATGTGAATTTACCTGACACCACTTTCAAG GATCTTAGAAGGAAACTTCCAGTTACTCGTACGTTATTCCCATGGCAGAATACTATGCAATTCAGCCTTACTAGAGATATAACAAAAGAAATGGGGATTGGAAAGTGA